From Rutidosis leptorrhynchoides isolate AG116_Rl617_1_P2 chromosome 3, CSIRO_AGI_Rlap_v1, whole genome shotgun sequence, a single genomic window includes:
- the LOC139900618 gene encoding uncharacterized protein: MAKKGDVEQASTAFLKKECDVILKKCNIPPKMGDPGPFLIPCNVNGSEMLTSLADSGASINFMPYSIHKRLGLGDLSPTIMGVKLIDQSINSSVGIAEDLIIKVGDMEFPIDFVIVDVKEDPVVPHILGRPFLATAGSFFDFRT, encoded by the coding sequence atGGCCAAAAAGGGAGATGTTGAGCAAGCATCCACCGCTTTCTTGAAGAAGGAGTGTGATGTAATTTTAAAGAAATGTAACATACCACCAAAAATGGGTGACCCCGGACCTTTCCTTATACCATGTAATGTGAACGGGTCGGAGATGCTTACATCTTTAGCCGACTCGGGGGCGAGTATCAACTTCATGCCCTACTCCATTCACAAAAGGTTAGGCCTAGGAGATCTTTCACCCACCATAATGGGAGTTAAACTAATTGATCAATCAATTAACTCTAGTGTGGGGATTGCCGAGGATTTAATCATTAAGGTAGGGGACATGGAATTCCCCATTGACTTTGTTATTGTTGATGTAAAGGAAGATCCGGTTGTACCTCATATTTTGGGAAGACCATTCTTAGCAACCGCGGGttctttctttgactttagaacCTGA